A part of Miscanthus floridulus cultivar M001 chromosome 6, ASM1932011v1, whole genome shotgun sequence genomic DNA contains:
- the LOC136458371 gene encoding uncharacterized protein isoform X1 translates to MTMAGSCAAPPVAGLPSLRTPPPSLSAAPPVAGLPSLRTPPPTHLRLGGFLPCSSAARSRGGAVLGCALGAKKHTPGVLNRLLCGYMRRDGHEGDASSQGRDDAVMFGPDDDGVKIPTQVETLVKGTATVAEPEYKAIPDLDYLQELLAIQQQGPRAIGFFGTRNMGFMHQQLIEILSYAMVITKNHIFTSGASGTNAAVIRGALRAEKPELLTVILPQSLKKQPPESQELLSKVQNLIEKPQYDHLPLIEASRLCNMDIISKVQQVICFAFHDSKLLMETCQEAKNLRKIVTLFYLD, encoded by the exons ATGACGATGGCGGGTTCTTGCGCCGCGCCGCCCGTTGCCGGTCTTCCCTCGTTGAGGACGCCGCCGCCAAGTCTGAGCGCCGCGCCGCCTGTTGCCGGTCTTCCCTCGTtgaggacgccgccgccaacTCACCTCAGACTTGGCGGCTTCTTGCCCTGTTCCTCGGCCGCGCGGAGTCGCGGCGGCGCCGTGCTGGGATGCGCTCTGGGGGCCAAGAAGCACACGCCGGGTGTTCTGAACCGG TTGCTCTGCGGATACATGCGAAGAGATGGGCATGAAGGTGATGCAAGCAGTCAAGGAAGGGATGATGCTGTTATGTTTGGGCCAGATGATGATGGTGTAAAGATTCCTACTCAGGTAGAGACTCTTGTAAAGGGCACTGCAACGGTTGCTGAACCAGAATACAAGGCGATCCCAGATCTAGATTACCTACAG GAGCTGCTGGCTATTCAGCAGCAAGGACCTCGTGCCATAGGTTTCTTTGGAACCCGCAACATGGGATTTATGCATCAACAGCTTATTGAAATCCTGAGCTATGCTATGGTCATAACA AAAAATCATATATTCACATCTGGGGCTTCTGGAACAAATGCCGCTGTTATCAGGGGTGCTTTAAGAGCTGAAAAGCCAGAGTTGCTTACTGTAATTTTACCTCAAAGTCTAAAGAAGCAGCCTCCTGAAAGTCAAGAACTGTTGTCTAAA GTACAAAACTTGATCGAGAAACCGCAGTATGATCATTTGCCACTAATTGAGGCTAGCAG GTTATGCAATATGGACATCATCTCTAAGGTCCAACAGGTGATCTGCTTCGCGTTCCATGACAGCAAGCTGCTGATGGAAACATGCCAGGAGGCCAAAAACCTTCGGAAGATCGTGACACTCTTCTACTTGGATTAG
- the LOC136458371 gene encoding uncharacterized protein isoform X2 codes for MRRDGHEGDASSQGRDDAVMFGPDDDGVKIPTQVETLVKGTATVAEPEYKAIPDLDYLQELLAIQQQGPRAIGFFGTRNMGFMHQQLIEILSYAMVITKNHIFTSGASGTNAAVIRGALRAEKPELLTVILPQSLKKQPPESQELLSKVQNLIEKPQYDHLPLIEASRLCNMDIISKVQQVICFAFHDSKLLMETCQEAKNLRKIVTLFYLD; via the exons ATGCGAAGAGATGGGCATGAAGGTGATGCAAGCAGTCAAGGAAGGGATGATGCTGTTATGTTTGGGCCAGATGATGATGGTGTAAAGATTCCTACTCAGGTAGAGACTCTTGTAAAGGGCACTGCAACGGTTGCTGAACCAGAATACAAGGCGATCCCAGATCTAGATTACCTACAG GAGCTGCTGGCTATTCAGCAGCAAGGACCTCGTGCCATAGGTTTCTTTGGAACCCGCAACATGGGATTTATGCATCAACAGCTTATTGAAATCCTGAGCTATGCTATGGTCATAACA AAAAATCATATATTCACATCTGGGGCTTCTGGAACAAATGCCGCTGTTATCAGGGGTGCTTTAAGAGCTGAAAAGCCAGAGTTGCTTACTGTAATTTTACCTCAAAGTCTAAAGAAGCAGCCTCCTGAAAGTCAAGAACTGTTGTCTAAA GTACAAAACTTGATCGAGAAACCGCAGTATGATCATTTGCCACTAATTGAGGCTAGCAG GTTATGCAATATGGACATCATCTCTAAGGTCCAACAGGTGATCTGCTTCGCGTTCCATGACAGCAAGCTGCTGATGGAAACATGCCAGGAGGCCAAAAACCTTCGGAAGATCGTGACACTCTTCTACTTGGATTAG